A genomic region of Nitrospira sp. contains the following coding sequences:
- a CDS encoding rhomboid family intramembrane serine protease, with the protein MIPLHDDNPTQRTPIVTMIFIGICVAVFLYQVNLPQEAANLFAFQYGAIPAIVFGQASLPEEAVAFPASLSLVTSMFLHGGWMHLLGNMLYLWIFGNNIEDAMGHAKFVVFYLLAGILAALSHALTDPSSQIPMVGASGAISAVLGAYLLLFPRAHVLVLLPAIGMTRVPAGIVLGMWFVTQLISGGMSVGATGGGVAFFAHIGGFIAGMALIGLFKRKDVRFFSPGRSTWS; encoded by the coding sequence ATGATTCCTCTCCACGACGATAATCCCACTCAACGGACTCCCATCGTCACGATGATCTTTATCGGCATCTGTGTCGCGGTATTTCTCTATCAAGTGAATCTTCCCCAGGAGGCTGCCAACCTCTTCGCATTTCAATACGGCGCCATCCCTGCCATTGTCTTCGGCCAGGCTTCGCTTCCCGAGGAAGCCGTTGCCTTTCCAGCATCTCTCAGCCTGGTGACTAGCATGTTTCTTCATGGAGGCTGGATGCACCTACTTGGGAACATGCTCTACCTCTGGATTTTCGGCAATAACATCGAAGATGCGATGGGTCATGCGAAGTTCGTCGTCTTCTATCTCCTAGCCGGTATCCTGGCTGCGCTGAGCCATGCCTTAACTGACCCTTCCTCCCAAATCCCGATGGTGGGCGCCAGCGGGGCCATCTCAGCTGTGCTCGGTGCCTATCTGCTGTTATTTCCACGCGCTCACGTGCTGGTCTTGCTGCCCGCGATCGGGATGACCCGAGTACCAGCAGGCATCGTCCTCGGCATGTGGTTTGTCACGCAGCTGATCAGTGGAGGCATGAGCGTGGGCGCGACAGGAGGGGGCGTCGCCTTTTTCGCTCATATCGGTGGATTCATCGCAGGCATGGCACTGATTGGTCTTTTCAAACGGAAGGATGTGCGTTTTTTTTCGCCTGGCCGGTCGACGTGGTCTTAA
- a CDS encoding TIGR00730 family Rossman fold protein yields the protein MNTTGKSSQGRSRPVLSRDEILHQVSSLLDSPEDDLHAALMRELLTGMLKLHDAHLDLLDVKIVNRAVKELRHAFGVFNGYRDRQKVSIFGSARTPSTDPNYQLAHQFSQAIVREGFMVITGGADGIMRAAQEGAGRENSFGVNIMLPFEQGPNSTIADDPKLITFKYFFTRKLMFQKEANAIALFPGGFGTHDEGFEILTLAQTGKSDPQPIICIQAPGCDYWDDWSAFVTRQLLTRKLINEEDMSLFTIVNSADAAVSQILRFYRRYHSMRFVGRELVMRLKQTITPEQLEQLRDRFSDLLSEGTFELRGPLAEELDEPALRDLPRLVFTFNRRNAGRLRQLICHLNEL from the coding sequence ATGAATACAACCGGTAAGTCTTCGCAGGGTCGATCCCGCCCCGTTTTATCGCGAGATGAGATTCTTCATCAGGTCAGCAGCCTTCTTGATAGCCCAGAGGATGACCTGCATGCCGCACTCATGCGAGAGCTCCTGACGGGCATGTTGAAACTCCATGACGCACACTTAGATCTCTTGGATGTGAAAATTGTGAACCGCGCCGTTAAAGAACTGCGTCATGCATTCGGCGTCTTCAACGGTTATCGGGACCGGCAGAAAGTCAGCATTTTTGGCTCGGCTCGCACCCCCTCCACCGATCCCAATTATCAACTCGCCCACCAATTCTCCCAAGCCATCGTCCGGGAAGGGTTCATGGTCATCACCGGTGGGGCAGATGGGATCATGCGTGCGGCTCAAGAGGGTGCCGGACGCGAGAACAGCTTTGGCGTCAACATTATGCTGCCCTTCGAACAAGGTCCGAACTCCACAATCGCCGATGACCCAAAGCTCATTACCTTCAAATACTTTTTCACCCGCAAGTTGATGTTTCAAAAGGAAGCCAACGCCATCGCGCTCTTCCCTGGTGGGTTCGGCACACATGACGAAGGTTTTGAAATCCTCACGCTCGCCCAGACAGGCAAAAGTGATCCACAACCAATCATCTGCATTCAGGCCCCTGGCTGCGACTATTGGGACGATTGGTCGGCCTTTGTGACGCGGCAACTGCTGACGCGTAAGCTCATCAATGAAGAGGACATGAGCCTCTTCACCATCGTCAATTCTGCAGATGCAGCCGTGAGCCAGATCCTCAGATTCTATCGCCGCTATCATTCCATGCGCTTTGTGGGACGAGAGCTCGTGATGCGGCTCAAGCAGACCATTACGCCTGAGCAACTCGAACAGCTCCGAGACCGATTCTCCGATCTCCTATCGGAAGGCACGTTCGAACTTCGTGGCCCACTCGCGGAAGAATTGGACGAACCGGCCCTGCGTGATCTCCCTCGACTCGTGTTCACTTTTAATCGACGCAATGCTGGCCGACTTCGCCAATTGATCTGTCACCTGAACGAGTTGTGA
- a CDS encoding CBS domain-containing protein, with amino-acid sequence MADTDSQEPKATDHQTILVAHMMTPGVVQVPGDVSVTEAASLLERERTPCLLVKDTESRFGLMTPTDIVKKVVAQGLKPDDIEVRAIMTRPVQFIEYDRAMDEASALMMSTGTPILIVTKQNQPVGVITARDLILSPKRCTTKISATISVLEGGGVGDEHQVVISQLSHAGASVESLSPLLPGARVLLSFCLSEIMSPLTIRGSILNTTQVERISGSTGSLIAVPRGIEIQFVDLSPADQSRIKAWVLANLPKTFESS; translated from the coding sequence ATGGCAGACACGGACAGTCAAGAGCCAAAAGCCACGGATCACCAGACCATACTGGTTGCACACATGATGACACCCGGCGTAGTCCAAGTGCCGGGAGACGTCTCGGTCACTGAAGCCGCGTCGCTTTTGGAACGCGAACGCACGCCCTGCCTCTTGGTCAAGGATACTGAGTCTCGCTTCGGACTCATGACACCGACCGACATCGTCAAAAAGGTCGTCGCACAGGGTCTCAAACCGGATGACATTGAGGTCCGCGCCATCATGACACGGCCGGTCCAATTTATCGAGTATGATCGTGCGATGGACGAGGCGTCAGCGCTCATGATGTCCACCGGGACACCGATCCTCATCGTCACGAAACAAAATCAACCGGTCGGCGTCATCACTGCGAGAGACCTGATCCTTTCTCCAAAACGATGCACGACGAAGATCTCAGCCACCATCAGTGTCCTAGAGGGAGGTGGCGTAGGAGATGAGCATCAGGTCGTCATCTCACAACTCAGTCATGCCGGCGCTTCAGTGGAGTCGCTCTCGCCGTTACTGCCGGGGGCCAGAGTCCTATTGAGCTTTTGCCTCTCTGAGATAATGAGCCCTTTGACCATCCGAGGGAGTATCTTGAATACCACGCAAGTTGAGCGGATATCTGGCAGCACAGGTTCCCTCATAGCCGTGCCTCGGGGTATAGAGATACAATTCGTCGATCTCTCTCCTGCAGACCAGTCCAGAATCAAAGCCTGGGTACTGGCCAATCTCCCTAAGACGTTCGAGTCCTCCTAG
- a CDS encoding DUF692 domain-containing protein → MMVLSGPYHKEFIRRLRTIPVHGLGLSVDIHAPDLASLRRSLQERQVPLAYLEVFRTTSTALASTRKEVGDGLLTYHGEGLWVTQPEMADSTAFGQEISEAAEQLVILQSAWLNHECATKYLAGYHYGTYLPPLYTPLSASVVADNTRLIQRLLDQQCRLANGSTPLVLLEMPPLTYFVAGTMSIPRFFQIVSEQAPCGLVLDVGHLWTVFRYSGVHRTMSLTRFIEIFLNEFPMDRVVEIHVAGLAIHESHRALTLRLNDGLDDDALPAWIDAHAAPIPTVLFEMLDQILCHPQLTSLKGLALEVDTKPVALIVDEFAEFSRRYGALFRQLSNTEQVVPDSEACALSEGLMSTSSTQNLTEAYDRYARVMAGTMEPAGAEWNQDTANSQELDLYRSVYLPYEILHWGGKVEDMFVESCRRLRERDVSLDGFVAFWFREPRILVGTYDFFLLKVDRFVEFVHEVVPELHSIAKREAEELRRAYRFANEPGVPVCES, encoded by the coding sequence ATGATGGTGTTGAGTGGGCCTTATCATAAGGAGTTCATTCGTCGGCTCAGGACCATTCCGGTGCATGGGTTAGGGCTTTCCGTCGATATTCATGCTCCGGACCTTGCTAGCTTGCGGCGAAGTCTACAAGAACGTCAAGTGCCGCTTGCCTACCTTGAAGTGTTCCGTACGACATCGACGGCCTTGGCATCCACGAGGAAAGAGGTCGGCGACGGTCTACTGACATATCATGGCGAAGGGTTGTGGGTCACGCAACCCGAGATGGCCGATTCGACGGCGTTTGGACAAGAAATCTCCGAGGCTGCAGAACAACTGGTAATCTTGCAGAGTGCCTGGCTGAATCATGAGTGTGCAACAAAATATCTTGCCGGCTATCACTACGGGACCTACCTCCCCCCGCTCTATACGCCGTTAAGCGCGAGCGTGGTGGCTGATAATACACGATTGATCCAACGTCTGCTTGATCAACAGTGTCGTTTGGCCAATGGGAGCACACCGTTGGTGCTGCTCGAAATGCCGCCTCTCACGTACTTTGTTGCAGGGACGATGTCCATCCCAAGGTTTTTTCAGATCGTTAGCGAACAGGCTCCCTGTGGACTGGTTTTGGACGTAGGCCATCTCTGGACGGTGTTTCGCTATTCCGGCGTGCATCGGACCATGTCACTCACACGATTTATCGAAATATTTCTCAACGAGTTTCCCATGGACCGTGTGGTTGAGATTCACGTGGCGGGTCTGGCCATTCATGAATCACACCGAGCCCTCACATTACGGCTGAATGATGGTTTGGACGATGACGCGCTTCCTGCCTGGATCGATGCCCATGCCGCCCCCATCCCGACCGTCTTATTCGAGATGCTCGATCAGATTCTCTGCCATCCACAGCTCACCAGCCTCAAAGGTCTTGCCTTGGAGGTGGATACAAAACCGGTGGCATTGATCGTGGATGAATTCGCAGAGTTCTCCCGGCGCTATGGGGCACTGTTCCGCCAGCTGAGCAACACCGAACAGGTCGTGCCGGATTCCGAGGCATGCGCACTGTCGGAAGGGCTGATGTCGACATCGAGCACACAAAATCTTACAGAGGCCTACGATCGATATGCCCGAGTTATGGCGGGGACAATGGAGCCAGCGGGAGCAGAGTGGAACCAAGACACCGCCAACAGCCAAGAACTGGACCTCTATCGTTCCGTCTATCTCCCGTATGAGATTCTTCACTGGGGAGGAAAGGTAGAGGACATGTTTGTAGAATCCTGTCGTCGGCTTAGAGAGCGTGATGTGTCGCTTGATGGGTTTGTGGCATTCTGGTTCCGTGAGCCACGGATTCTCGTCGGCACCTACGATTTTTTCTTGCTGAAGGTCGACCGGTTTGTAGAATTTGTCCATGAGGTGGTGCCAGAGTTGCACAGCATTGCTAAAAGAGAAGCCGAGGAGCTTCGGCGAGCGTACCGCTTTGCCAACGAACCCGGTGTGCCAGTGTGCGAGAGCTGA
- a CDS encoding tRNA-dihydrouridine synthase: protein MRWCQSCTALLKEKPRSFGERTALPTNPVCQCARADMSFWLNLPRPIIGLSPMDGVTDACFRSVIAQQGKADVSFTEFTHVHDVCHGPEKCLETLRYSEGERPIVAQLYGKDPERFYVAAQVVCELGFDGLDINMGCPSKSVASSGSGAGLIRTPELARAIMQAAKRGIEDWADGQTLEQAGLKSARIAMFERLNQQRGDTSPPPRRRLPLSVKTRIGYDSVTVEDWVEQLLLEAPAVLSLHGRTLQQMYRGTADWSAIARAAALARGTTTLVLGNGDIQSLDDIAGRVCDTGVDGVLVGRGVLGAPWFFRAKERARIGVGGVRNPEVGSNVCARPLHERFAVLVEHACQFTQFFGAQQFHRMRKHLGWYCKGFPHAASLRAQMVRVSSVEELQALLAEFHDRPATVMDLPQTESDDESSVLVSRCS, encoded by the coding sequence ATGAGGTGGTGCCAGAGTTGCACAGCATTGCTAAAAGAGAAGCCGAGGAGCTTCGGCGAGCGTACCGCTTTGCCAACGAACCCGGTGTGCCAGTGTGCGAGAGCTGATATGAGCTTTTGGTTGAATCTCCCACGTCCGATCATTGGATTGTCTCCAATGGATGGTGTCACCGATGCGTGCTTTCGATCGGTCATCGCCCAGCAGGGAAAGGCGGACGTCAGCTTCACGGAATTTACGCATGTCCATGACGTCTGTCACGGACCGGAGAAGTGTTTGGAGACGCTTCGGTACAGCGAGGGGGAGCGTCCCATCGTGGCGCAGCTCTATGGGAAAGACCCGGAGCGTTTCTATGTGGCGGCACAGGTGGTGTGCGAGCTGGGCTTTGATGGGTTGGACATCAACATGGGGTGTCCGTCGAAGAGCGTGGCGTCATCGGGATCAGGCGCCGGGCTGATCCGCACGCCGGAACTGGCGCGCGCAATTATGCAGGCAGCCAAACGGGGCATCGAGGATTGGGCCGACGGACAGACGCTTGAACAAGCAGGGTTGAAGTCCGCGCGCATTGCCATGTTTGAACGTCTCAATCAACAGCGCGGCGACACGAGTCCTCCCCCACGGCGGCGACTGCCGCTGTCCGTGAAGACGCGGATTGGGTACGATTCGGTCACGGTTGAAGACTGGGTCGAACAACTTTTACTGGAAGCGCCGGCCGTGCTCTCGCTCCATGGACGAACGCTCCAGCAGATGTATCGCGGCACGGCAGATTGGTCGGCCATTGCCCGCGCTGCCGCACTCGCGCGGGGAACTACGACATTGGTATTGGGGAATGGGGACATTCAGAGCCTTGACGACATCGCCGGCCGAGTGTGTGACACCGGAGTCGATGGAGTGTTGGTCGGGCGGGGGGTGCTTGGCGCGCCGTGGTTCTTTCGCGCAAAGGAGCGGGCTCGCATAGGAGTCGGTGGTGTGCGCAATCCTGAGGTTGGATCGAATGTCTGTGCGCGTCCGCTGCACGAACGGTTCGCGGTTTTAGTCGAACATGCCTGTCAGTTCACGCAGTTCTTTGGCGCACAGCAATTTCACCGCATGCGCAAGCATCTGGGCTGGTATTGCAAAGGCTTTCCGCATGCCGCCTCCCTGCGCGCGCAGATGGTGCGAGTCTCGTCCGTCGAAGAGCTCCAGGCCCTCCTCGCAGAATTTCACGATCGTCCCGCAACCGTCATGGACCTGCCCCAGACCGAATCAGACGACGAGTCGAGCGTACTGGTCTCACGATGCAGCTAG
- the maf gene encoding septum formation protein Maf: protein MQLVLASSSPRRQELLALLGLSFEVCPSEFDEHPTVGLSPIEQVRRFAREKARFVACVRSRALVLGSDTVIDLDGQLLGKPVDLADARTMLARLADRSHQVHTAVALCDQARHIESVEVATAEVWMKADFEHAYERYLASEESLGKAGAYAIQGLGGDLVERIAGDYTTVVGLPLKLVAHLLRSAGYPLLVNVEDLYRRQPYANWNRVSS from the coding sequence ATGCAGCTAGTGCTGGCGTCGAGTTCGCCACGCCGCCAGGAACTCCTGGCACTGCTGGGCCTTTCCTTCGAGGTGTGCCCGTCGGAGTTCGATGAACACCCCACGGTCGGGCTATCACCCATTGAACAGGTCAGGCGTTTCGCGCGCGAAAAGGCGAGATTCGTGGCATGTGTGAGGTCACGAGCCCTTGTGCTTGGCAGTGATACCGTGATCGATCTCGATGGCCAACTGCTCGGGAAGCCGGTCGACCTTGCCGATGCACGCACCATGCTGGCACGTCTGGCTGACCGTTCCCATCAGGTCCATACGGCCGTCGCCTTATGCGATCAGGCGCGGCATATTGAATCAGTGGAGGTGGCCACGGCGGAAGTCTGGATGAAAGCGGACTTCGAGCACGCATATGAACGGTATCTTGCATCGGAGGAGTCGTTAGGCAAAGCCGGAGCCTATGCGATCCAAGGACTCGGTGGAGATCTAGTGGAACGGATCGCCGGCGACTATACGACCGTGGTGGGATTACCGCTGAAGCTTGTGGCGCATCTGCTTCGGTCAGCCGGTTATCCGCTTCTCGTGAACGTCGAGGACCTGTATCGACGTCAACCCTATGCGAACTGGAATCGGGTCAGCTCCTAA
- a CDS encoding CHAD domain-containing protein, with translation MLCTRYMGEPARSSVGKPASRFIKSAHAVQDLLGIHQDAIQAERHVRQFLKYSTSVRAGFVAGRMAERQRQRCRNVSKEIKPLFKALLKRGKQAWE, from the coding sequence ATGTTATGCACACGCTATATGGGGGAACCAGCTCGCAGCTCGGTAGGGAAACCAGCCAGCCGGTTTATCAAGTCCGCGCATGCGGTCCAGGATCTACTAGGCATCCATCAGGATGCGATCCAAGCCGAACGTCACGTCCGACAGTTCCTCAAATACTCGACGAGTGTCCGCGCCGGATTCGTCGCAGGACGCATGGCTGAACGCCAGCGCCAACGCTGCCGCAATGTCAGCAAAGAGATAAAACCGCTGTTCAAGGCGTTGCTGAAACGAGGAAAGCAGGCCTGGGAATGA
- a CDS encoding DUF433 domain-containing protein, translating into MSRDNLLSRITVDPELCHGKPCIRGLRYPVESILEYLAGGDSVEQVLAEFPDLERDDILACLEFSRKMLAAKSVHLALK; encoded by the coding sequence ATGTCTCGCGACAATTTACTTTCACGTATCACCGTCGATCCGGAACTCTGTCACGGGAAGCCCTGCATTCGTGGTTTGAGGTATCCTGTGGAAAGCATTCTCGAGTATTTAGCCGGGGGAGATTCCGTGGAGCAGGTGTTGGCTGAGTTCCCTGATCTGGAGCGAGACGATATTTTGGCCTGCCTGGAGTTTTCCCGAAAGATGTTGGCTGCCAAAAGTGTTCATCTGGCCTTGAAGTGA
- a CDS encoding CHAD domain-containing protein, whose product MAVEKNGGIIQRFRELEIEQRQGDEASLRSLEQQMREAGASDHDGRPKFFRALSLPAPTPSAPPEPKAPVVDYLKWALAQHVGWLLAYDPGTRLGTEPESLHQLRVATRRLRAVLRTARPILLPAWVTTLEQELTWLSKLLGPARDLDVQIAHFTEESANLDARDRKLLAPFIAHLHTQREAVQQMVISELTGARYVELIRRLQQATQAPSVMESPLTVRDLARREFTKLRKAISRLTPSSSDTALHKIRIKAKRARYAAELARSSVGKPASRFIKSTRAVQNLLGLHQDAIQAERHVRQFLKYSTSVRAGFVAGRMAERQRQRRKLVRQGIKPLFKTLLKRGKKAWG is encoded by the coding sequence GTGGCTGTTGAGAAGAACGGCGGTATCATCCAACGCTTTCGCGAACTTGAAATCGAACAGCGGCAGGGCGACGAGGCCTCGCTTCGTTCCCTTGAACAGCAGATGCGCGAGGCCGGAGCGTCCGATCATGACGGACGGCCAAAGTTCTTTCGGGCCCTCTCGCTCCCAGCCCCCACCCCCTCTGCACCGCCTGAGCCAAAGGCCCCGGTGGTCGACTATCTCAAGTGGGCACTTGCACAGCACGTCGGATGGCTTCTGGCCTATGATCCCGGCACGAGACTCGGCACCGAGCCTGAGAGCCTGCATCAACTACGCGTCGCGACCAGGCGTCTGCGCGCAGTACTCCGCACAGCCCGGCCGATCCTCCTTCCCGCATGGGTCACGACACTGGAACAGGAGCTCACATGGCTCAGCAAGCTGCTGGGCCCGGCCCGCGATCTCGACGTCCAGATCGCCCATTTCACGGAAGAATCTGCCAATTTAGATGCGCGAGATCGCAAGCTGCTGGCACCATTCATCGCCCATCTACACACGCAACGGGAGGCCGTTCAGCAGATGGTGATTAGCGAACTCACAGGCGCTCGCTACGTGGAACTGATCCGTCGGCTTCAACAAGCGACACAGGCCCCCTCGGTCATGGAGTCTCCTCTGACCGTGCGCGACCTCGCCAGACGGGAATTCACGAAGTTGCGCAAAGCGATCAGCCGACTCACTCCTTCCTCGTCGGATACCGCACTGCACAAGATCCGCATCAAGGCTAAACGCGCCCGCTACGCAGCGGAACTTGCTCGCAGCTCAGTAGGGAAACCAGCCAGCAGGTTTATCAAGTCCACGCGTGCGGTCCAGAACCTCCTGGGCCTCCATCAGGATGCGATCCAAGCCGAACGTCACGTCCGACAGTTCCTCAAATACTCGACGAGTGTCCGTGCGGGATTCGTCGCAGGACGCATGGCCGAACGCCAACGACAACGGCGTAAACTCGTGCGCCAGGGCATAAAACCGTTGTTCAAGACGCTGCTGAAACGAGGGAAGAAAGCGTGGGGATGA
- a CDS encoding CBS domain-containing protein: MEDQIMVTVGNLMQKAPVTVDAGTSVVEAAKLMKACNVESVLVVRQAQIIGIVTESDVVKKFVGAEKAAYFVPVEDIMSSPVPGIEERRPLTEAADLMDKQRTLHLGVTKAGALIGLLSVRDFLRPVSLDEF; encoded by the coding sequence ATGGAGGATCAGATTATGGTCACAGTCGGCAACTTAATGCAGAAGGCACCAGTGACAGTAGACGCAGGCACGTCGGTCGTCGAGGCGGCGAAATTGATGAAAGCCTGTAACGTGGAAAGTGTGCTGGTGGTCCGCCAAGCGCAGATCATCGGCATTGTGACCGAGTCGGATGTCGTCAAGAAGTTTGTGGGCGCGGAGAAAGCCGCGTACTTCGTGCCGGTGGAGGACATCATGAGCAGTCCGGTGCCAGGCATCGAAGAGCGGCGGCCGTTGACGGAAGCCGCTGATCTCATGGACAAGCAACGCACACTCCACCTGGGAGTCACCAAAGCCGGTGCACTCATCGGATTGCTGTCGGTTCGGGACTTTCTTCGTCCAGTCTCCCTCGACGAGTTCTAA